The following nucleotide sequence is from Mesorhizobium sp. J8.
CCCCGCTCGGCCGAGAGAACCATGATATCGGCATCCATGACCTCCCGAGCATGGCGCACCAGGAACATGTTGGCGTGCAGCGCCTTGGGGATGGCGCGGCCACGGCGCACCAGCTTGAGCGTGTAGATATTCTCGCGGGACAATAACCGCCGCACACCGACGCTGGCCGCAACCGCAAGGATCATCGGCATGACGATGTCGTATTGTCGCGTCATCTCGAATGTCATGGTGACGGCGGTCATCACAGCGCCCGTACCGCCGCCGACCATGGCACCCATGCCGACCATGGCGAAGGCCGGAACGCTGACGGGGACGGGAACACCGATTGCCTGCAACAGCGACGCGAACCCGCCGCCGAGCGCCGCGCCCATAAACAGCGAGGGAGAGAAGATGCCGCCGGACGACCCCCCGCCAAGGCTGATAGAGGTGGCCGCCGCCTTGCAGACGAACAGTAGGACCAGCAGCCAGCCGATGGACATTTGGCCGGTCAGAATGCTTTCGATCGTGGCGTATCCGACGCCGTCGACATAGTACTGACCAAGCGTGACGAAAAGGACATACATCAGCACCCCCAGCGTCAGCATGCCGATCACATGGCGTGTATAGCGGCCGGGAATCTTATCGAACCAGTCTTCGGCCAGATGCAGGCCGCGGATGAAACCCGCTGCTGCTACCCCCACCAGGCCACCCAGGGCGGCATAAAGGACCAGCAGCATGATTGCGTTGGTGTCGGCAGGCAGCGCCTGTAGCGGAGGCACAAGAAAAGCCGGCAGTTGGCCGAAAAACCAACGCCCCACAAAGGTCGCCGCGCCGGTCGCGATCGCCACCGGCAGGAAGGTGCTGACACTCACTTCCGGCATCATCAGCTCGATGGCGAACATCACGCCGCCGATCGGCGTGTTGAACGTCGCTGCGATGCCGGCGCCAGCACCAGAAGCGACCAAGGCGATCCTTTGGCCAACCGGCATGCTGATCATCTGCCCAAGCGTCGAGCCCAGCGCCGAGCCAATCTGGATGATCGGTCCCTCGCGCCCGACCGAGGACCCAGAGCCGATGGCGACGGCTGAGGCCAACGATTTCACCAGCGCCACGATCGGCCGGATCTTCCCTTCCTTGTAGTAGATCGCGTCCATCACTTCCGGCACACCGTGGCCCTTGGCCTCCGGCGCGAAGTTGGACACCAGAAAGGTCACGACCACGGCCCCGATCACCGGCGCCAGGATGACGAAAGGTCCCCAGCGGCTTGGTGCGGTGAAAACGTTTGCGTCGTAGGCAACAACAAACGTGCCGTTGAAAAAAAGATTGTGCAGCAGCCCGATCAGATCGCGGAAGAGCACGGCGCCCAATCCGGTGACGATACCGAGACCCAGCGCCAGAAGCGAAAGGGTAAGCAGGCGGAGACGACGGCTGTCTTCATCGCCCGGCAAAGTTTCGACAGGAGAGCTAGTCCCAAGTTTCCCGGTCGTACCTTCTGAACTCAACGCAGACATGTCGCTCCTTGCCATAGCCTGCAGCGGACAAACTCAGCCAAATACGCTGGCCTTTTCGTCAGCAATCGAATATGTCATGGCATGACATAATTTAATGGGGTTGAGAAGAGTGGCGCCCCCAAAACGACCCGCACATGGCGACTTAGCGAATGAAAACCCTGTGGCGTCCCGTTGCGGCGGGGCCTTCGGTCCGGCTTTTGCCGCACCGCTTGACGACAGCGTCTATGAAGGATTGGCGGGCTTTCGCGGGGCGATGCGAAGGTTTCTCGCCTTCAGCGAAGCCAAGCTGACCGCAGCCGGCATCACCTCCCAGCAATATCAGGCAATGCTTGTGATCAAGGTGCATCCGAGCGGGGCGGTCATGATCCGGGACCTCGCCCGGGAAATGCTCCTGCAGCCGAACGGAGCGGTGCAACTGGTGGATCGCCTGGTGAACGTCGGCCTGGTGGAACGCCGGCAATCTCCTGACGACCGTCGTAGCGTCCTTGTTGCAATGACGGCCGAAGGCAGCCAAGTGCTGGAGCGGCTCGCCACAGACCATCTGCACGAAATGCTGCGGCAGGAACCGTTGCTGGCGGAATCGCTCAGGCAACTGAGGCGTCTGGGTCGGTGACATCATGAGCGGCGAGCGTAGTCCGGAACCGTTGCTAGAGCCTTACGCGCCGCTCAACGTGCTCAAGCCTGTCGCCCCCGACCTGTGGATTGTCGACGGGCCAGAAATCACCTTCGCCTGGATGGGGCTGAAACTGCCGTTCAGCACGCGTATGACGGTGGTCAGACTGGACAGTGGAGGTCTGATCCTTCATTCACCAGTGGAATACTCGCCCGGACTTCGTTCTGCTCTCGAGAGCCAGGGGCCAATTCGTTTCCTGGTGGCACCGAATTCCCTGCACTATTGGTGGATACCCGAGTGGAAGGCCCAAATGCCGAGTGTGCCCGTGCTCGCGGTTCCTGGCCTCGCTGAGCGAGCCAAGCGGCCGGTTTTCGTCGACCAATCGTTGATGGACCGACAGTCGCCTTGGCCGGAGGAGATCGATCTTCTCGTCGTCAAAGGCGACATGCTGACAGAAGCCGTATTCTTCCACCGCGCGTCTCGGACACTGATTCTGACGGATCTCATCGAAAACTTTGAGCTGAAGCGCATCCACAGCTGGCTCTTCCGTACGCTTGTGCGTCTCTCTGGAGCAGCCGATCCCGACGGCAAGGCTCCCATCGATATGCAACTGACTTTCTTCCGGTCCGGTCAGGCTCTGCGAAAGGCGGTTCGTCAGATGATTGTATGGAGGCCTGAACGCATCATCATCGCTCACGGGCGCTGGTACCAGAAAGACGGGGTGAAGGAACTCAGGCGCGCTTTTCGTTGGGTCTGAATGCTTCCATAACAACTTCGGGGCCACCATCACGACGGTTCCGATGTTTCAGCGGCAAAAATTATCCGGGTCTTACCATCGTTCAGCGGGGGCGGCCCACGTGCTGCAAACTCGATGCTTCTGCATATTTTTTCCAAATGCGAATCCGGTGCCTGGGTTGCCCCGTCAATCCCTGCGCGATTGGCGTCACTCCGTCCGCCATTTCGAAGTGTCCCCGTGCGCAGAGCAGCTCTCAGTTGCGAGCCGCCCGGATCCTGTCGGAGCTGATTCAGCGGAGCCTGGAAGCGAACCGTCCCTTTGATGGAACTTTGCCACAGCGACCCAGTTTGGCTCCGCATGACCCGTTCCCCCAAAAATTCGCAGCTGCCTACACGTTCGGCCCGACAGGTGTTTGAGGACCATCTCCGGCTGAGGCTGCAAGGTCGTCTCGAGGAGGATCTGGCGCGCAACTACGCCGCCGATGTTGTTCTCCTTACAGTCAACTCGAATGACTGCGGCCATGACGCGCTCAGGAACTCGGCAAGAAGGTTGAGAGAGCAGCTGCCCGGCGCGAAGTTCGAGTTGATCAAGAAGCAAGTGCGTGAGCGCTTCGCTCTGCTTATCTGGCGTGCGACCTCCGCGCGCTTCGACGCTGCGGACGGTGCCGACACCTTCTTCATTCAGGACGGTTTGATCCGCCTGCAAACGATCCACTACAGGCTCCTGTTGAGCGCCGACTATTAGTGCGTTGGAGGCGCGTGGAACTTCTTATGAGTGGATTGGTTGCACGTTGGTAACGACGAAAGCAGTGGCAATGGCAGGTCCGAAGACGCGCGAAGCTCATCACGCCGGACAGGTGGTCGATATTAATTCAGCGACCGTTGACGAGCTCATGGCCGCCGGGGGACTTAACCTCGCGCAGGCAAGTGCAGTTGTTGAGGCCAGGCCGCTCGCGAGTTGGCGGGAAGTTGCGCGGCTCCCCGGATTTGATCCAGAAACGATTGGTCGCCTTAAAGCAGGCAGATTAGAAATTCGAACGCTGTAGTTCCTGCTCCCCGAGCTGCCCGACGACGCCGGTGAAGTTGCGGTGCAGGCCCGAGCAGCAAGACCGCTACGCGCACCTCCCCGATTGGCGCGGCCGGCGAGCTCACCGGAGCCGCCTGCTGCCGTACCTGTGTCGATTACGCGCTCATTTGCTGGGCAATGCGTACGCAATCACGGCGTCGCCGTTGCGCGTACCTAACCCGCCATGACCGCCAGCGGCAATCGCTATATATTCGCGACCGTCGCGGCCTTGATAGACCGCCGGCGTCGCCTGCCCGCCAGCCGGGAGCCGCGCCTGCCACAGGACCTTGCCATTCCGCTCGTCGATCGCGCGGATGTAATCGTCGGCATAGGCTCCGACGAAGATCAGCCCGCCTGCGGTAATGGACGAGCCGCCGATGTTGAAGATGCCGGTCGGCAACGGCAGGTCGTAGTGGGTCTTGAACAGCCCCATGTCGCGTGTGGTTCCGACGGGCCTCTCCCAGACAATCTGGCGGGTGGAGAGATCGATCGCGACCATTTTGCCCCAGGGCGGCCGCATGCATGGGGCATCCAGGGCGTTGAGCCAGGGCTTCACGGTGACTTCGTAAGGGGTGCCATATTGCGGACCGTTGGCAAATTCAGGCGGTTGCGGATAAGGCTGGCCGCTCTCCCACCCGGCCCAAGGGTAAATCAGTCCCTTCTTCACTGCCTCATCGTGCGGCGTCGCTTTGGAGGTGAAAGGGATATAGCTGGTGTTGGCGATGAATAGATGGCGCGCGGGGTCGATAGCTCCGCCCTGCCAGTCGATCACGCCGTCGAAAGCCGGGTAGAGGATGGAGCCTTTCGTCGTCGGCGGCGTAAAGAGCCCGTCGTTTCGGCTGCCGGCGAGCTTGATGCGGCACAGCATCTGATCGATCGGGGTCACACCCCAGGTGTCTGCACCCGTCAGCCTGGCGGGCGTCAGGCTTGGCATTCCCACGGAATAGGGCTGGGTCCGAGAGAGCCTGTCGCCGGGCAGGCCGCCCTGCGGCACCGGCTTCTCCTCAACGGCGGCGAGCGGATGGCCGTCGCGCCGATCGAGCAGGAACAGCTGTCCATGCTTCGTGGTCTGCACCATAGCAGGCGTGCCGTCAGGCAGGTCGACAAGGCTGCCGGCAATCGGCAGATCGAAATCCCACACGTCGTGATGGACAGTCTGGAAGTGCCAACGCTCACGCCCGCTGTCGATCTCGAGCGCCACGATGGCGGAGCTGTACTTCTCGTCGAACGGCCGTCGTTTGGCGCCCCAGTAGTCAGGCGTGGCATTGCCCATAGGCACGTAGACCAACCCGAGCTTGTCGTCCGCTGTGTACGCGCCCCAGCCGTTCGGGGTACCGCGTGTATAGATTTCGCCGGGCTTGAGGGCCGAGGTCGGATCGTCGCGACCCATGTCCCAGGCCCAGG
It contains:
- a CDS encoding membrane-bound PQQ-dependent dehydrogenase, glucose/quinate/shikimate family → MRARFLSLTGVTGLLVALIGAVLAVGGADLVWLGGTIYYVVTGLLLIASGVLILLQRPLGFWLYGVVLAFTLVWSLYEVGLDGWALLPRLVAPAVLGLWIAMPWAAGRLRLRAAHRWIGAGVCVALIALVFAAGWMTTAQRWRQNGQIASASAVSNPDFGIAPGDWMYYGRTADGHRYSPLTQISPANVNQLKVAWTFHTGDMPRPGENAHGHEFNFEATPIKVGDTMYLCTPHRDVVALDPVTGDQRWRFHPQNDTRSNIYLACRGVAHATVGATGDTCSERIISTTADARLFALDARTGQLCPDFGENGYVDLRQGMGVVPPGFHFITSQPMIARGKIILSGWVYDNQTEGEPSGVIRAFDARTGKLAWAWDMGRDDPTSALKPGEIYTRGTPNGWGAYTADDKLGLVYVPMGNATPDYWGAKRRPFDEKYSSAIVALEIDSGRERWHFQTVHHDVWDFDLPIAGSLVDLPDGTPAMVQTTKHGQLFLLDRRDGHPLAAVEEKPVPQGGLPGDRLSRTQPYSVGMPSLTPARLTGADTWGVTPIDQMLCRIKLAGSRNDGLFTPPTTKGSILYPAFDGVIDWQGGAIDPARHLFIANTSYIPFTSKATPHDEAVKKGLIYPWAGWESGQPYPQPPEFANGPQYGTPYEVTVKPWLNALDAPCMRPPWGKMVAIDLSTRQIVWERPVGTTRDMGLFKTHYDLPLPTGIFNIGGSSITAGGLIFVGAYADDYIRAIDERNGKVLWQARLPAGGQATPAVYQGRDGREYIAIAAGGHGGLGTRNGDAVIAYALPSK
- a CDS encoding chloride channel protein, which translates into the protein MSALSSEGTTGKLGTSSPVETLPGDEDSRRLRLLTLSLLALGLGIVTGLGAVLFRDLIGLLHNLFFNGTFVVAYDANVFTAPSRWGPFVILAPVIGAVVVTFLVSNFAPEAKGHGVPEVMDAIYYKEGKIRPIVALVKSLASAVAIGSGSSVGREGPIIQIGSALGSTLGQMISMPVGQRIALVASGAGAGIAATFNTPIGGVMFAIELMMPEVSVSTFLPVAIATGAATFVGRWFFGQLPAFLVPPLQALPADTNAIMLLVLYAALGGLVGVAAAGFIRGLHLAEDWFDKIPGRYTRHVIGMLTLGVLMYVLFVTLGQYYVDGVGYATIESILTGQMSIGWLLVLLFVCKAAATSISLGGGSSGGIFSPSLFMGAALGGGFASLLQAIGVPVPVSVPAFAMVGMGAMVGGGTGAVMTAVTMTFEMTRQYDIVMPMILAVAASVGVRRLLSRENIYTLKLVRRGRAIPKALHANMFLVRHAREVMDADIMVLSAERGFDDFLREHEAESRLRHVVVTRGDQIFGVLRVNTGLRRGLEGAHTGVTLGDIATRDFTIVGEDTVVSDVIERIWRRNAFMAVVVTGHGIPRAGDVIGVVTREHVANSVAEGVRIYSR
- a CDS encoding MarR family winged helix-turn-helix transcriptional regulator, encoding MASRCGGAFGPAFAAPLDDSVYEGLAGFRGAMRRFLAFSEAKLTAAGITSQQYQAMLVIKVHPSGAVMIRDLAREMLLQPNGAVQLVDRLVNVGLVERRQSPDDRRSVLVAMTAEGSQVLERLATDHLHEMLRQEPLLAESLRQLRRLGR
- a CDS encoding DUF4336 domain-containing protein, whose protein sequence is MSGERSPEPLLEPYAPLNVLKPVAPDLWIVDGPEITFAWMGLKLPFSTRMTVVRLDSGGLILHSPVEYSPGLRSALESQGPIRFLVAPNSLHYWWIPEWKAQMPSVPVLAVPGLAERAKRPVFVDQSLMDRQSPWPEEIDLLVVKGDMLTEAVFFHRASRTLILTDLIENFELKRIHSWLFRTLVRLSGAADPDGKAPIDMQLTFFRSGQALRKAVRQMIVWRPERIIIAHGRWYQKDGVKELRRAFRWV